The genomic interval GGACGAGCCACCTCCGCGGCAGGACCAACGGGCTGGAgctcggcgccgtcggcgacaGGGCGATCAGGCAGCACAGGGCCGAGAAGGAGCACAGGGAAAAGCACGAGTGCCACATCTGCGGCCTCGGGTTCGAGATGGGCCAGGCGCTCGGCGGACACATGAGGCGCCACCGCGAGGAgatggccgccggcggcatcgGATCCTCCGCCGACGACTGGGTCTGGCGCTGCGACGCGCGGCCGGAGGAGGTCGCCGCCGAGACGCCGGTCTTGCTTGAGCTGTTCGCCTAGCCAGTTAATTAGGTTCCATTAATTTGTTCCCAAGTTTTGAACTGACGGGTGCACTGTCTCGCCATTGATTAGTTGATGTACATCtctacaacaacaaaaaaaaaaaactgtaaggCTTGATCGATCTTGTAATTATGGTAGGAGGTTTGAATTTGTTCATTTAGCGTGTGGTTTTTGATTCGGTCAGTTTTTGGACCGTTTGGTGGATTTGTTGAGCTCATATATATAGcctttgctatatatatacacaatacATGTACAGAATTCTTTCGTTCATTCCTGCCTCTTTGTAatgcaatatatatttgtgccagaaataaatttagttctcTGGCCATTTCATAATCAATTTTTATCCCAAATTGTTCTCCAAGCAATTGCAATTTTGTTGTCAGGTTCAAATCTGAGTTTCCATGTGCCATTACAGTACTGAATCTGATGAGTGATGATGCACATATACTTGTATGCTTGTAGCCACGTCCGGCCTCTCCCTTTCAAGTTTGAACCTCTAATCTAGAACCTGACTAGATCCTGACTGGATGGACATCTCTGGTGTAAATATGCTCTCTTATACCTCAAGTAGAAAAGATTTGAGTTATCTCGCCTGTATGTTTCAAGAAAAGGATTAAGATTAGCCACTTCGTGCTTCCTTATGGTTGCACTATGAGAAAATAACAAGTAATTGGTCGGCCTGACGAAATAAAACACAGATAGTTGTTCGTGTTCCTAGCTAATTAACCAGAGAAACTAATGCACTTCTCGTCCCATGGACTCCATGAGAGAGACATATGTTAAACAAAGAGGCAAATGCCTCGGCACTCTGCAATGGCCAACAATTGGCAGATCAAAACGGTACTGCTGTCTTCGAATTCCCATCAAAAAGAATTTTCTACTTGCTATAAACGACTATTCCCgctaaaaaaagataaacattTCTAATTAACTTATCTAGTAGAtaagattaagaaaaaaaacatagcacCCCTTAATAAAATGaggaatgaatatatatgaaatgatAGTTCGAAGATAATGTTTTCATATCGTTATAATAtacaatttaaattctataaatacttatatgttaaaaaaaataaatagttggGATTAATTCGGGATAATCATTTCGACTCCAAACTGAGGAGAAGGAAGTTCAAGCAGAAACACACGGACGGTAGACGCGCTGGCCCTTCTCGTGTCTACGCGACCCTCCTGTCGATTCTCACCATTCACTCGATCCCTATCCAACAGACCACCGACtaattaaggccttgtttagttcttaatttttttttcaaaaacatcacatcgaatttttagacatctaaataaagcacttaatataaatgaactaaaaaactaattatacagttatcaaagaaatcttgagacgaatcttttgagcctaattagttcatgattagccataaatgctacagtaaccaatatgtgctaatgacggattaattagactccaaagattcgtctcgcggtttctaggctagccgtgaaattcgtttttcaattcgtgtccaaaaacctcttccgacatccagtcaaacgtttgatgtgatgtttttgtcaaaaaattttggcaactaaataCCACCTAAACAATCGTGGATGTATCTACACAGTTTTATCAGCGCATGCATGCTCGATCATAGAGACGACGTAGTCACGTACAGCACACATGTCGTCCATGGAAAGGAACTGCcaactaattaaattaaacaagCTAGCTTATCTCTAATCAACCCCTCTTCATGTATACTCTGGCCAAGGAATCGATCGACAATAAAACGGAACAAGAAAGTGACAGGAAGCCAGCTAGAACTGAAACTGGAACAAGCTATAGTCTTTGTTCGTAAGAAACAGCAAGCCGATTCAACGCTTTTTCTTCAGATGGATGGTCGCATTCTGAATGAACCTCGAGCGCGTTGTAATATATGTTGGCTGCTACTTCATGGGAAAGTATCATACTGCATACATACAAGGTGACATCTTTAAtcgttttctctctctttttttagtCCATACTTTTGTTTGGAGAGAACACGCGCTCAGATCCGAATTCGGAATTTTTGTGGTCTTTCCGGACAAGTACGTAACGAACTATCacgttcttcttcttcgggTGCAAGACTAGTACTATGACCGTTCGAGTCTGACCGGTCAAACCGCCCGGGCTGTGGGTCCCACACCACCCGAACCATCGAACGGTGCAGGCCCTGGAGGCATGGAACCTGTGGCACGTGGGGCTCACATAATCCAACgcaattgaattttttattctttagtACTTCTTATACATTCATTTCAGATATACTCCCTcttaaaaaaccaattcttatatttctgtccaacgtttgaccatcggtcttatttaaaaaatttttaggaaattaaaaaaaatagtcatacgtaaaatactattcaggatttattatctaataaaaataaaaatattaattaaaaaaaaatttaaataagacgaaaaatcaaaaatatagataaaaaataaaaaattaatttattttggaacggagggagaaCACCGTTCGAACTGGCGATCCTAGGCGGGATGAAGTACTGGCCGCGTTGGTTTGTGCCTATTAGTAATTCAGATTCTTTCATATGCTTTTCAATCTAgcgtattttttataaatattatcgatataaaatatgttttagatttttttaatttttataaccaaTAGTTAATTAACGATATACCAATGCACAGCTATGTTTTCCACGCTGGTTACTAACTCAACCAACCAACAAAGTACATGGATGTTGTagattataattaaattttcggTGAagtttagatttaaaatttaaagaggagtttagctttaaaatttaaagagtAAAATTCCCCAAAACTAAACCTACgtattagtattattttttcacaaaattagAACATAGAGTCTTGGTTTTATCCCAAAACTACACGCGATAAGTATAGGGATGACACATTTATAATATGCAGTGTTACGGAAAAGATGGAACTATGCGTGCAGTTCCGAGATATCACAGTTTATATCACGTATTTTTGTCACAGTATGTCTTAAATAAGTAGCACTGGCCACTGGGATAATTTTATGAAGGGAAAATTACAAccataccattataattttttaaaatttaagatatgTCATcatgacccacatgtcattgactcatgtggTCTTACATGTCATTAAGATACTGATGACATATCTtaaactttacaaaattatcatGGTACCATTCCACCGCATTTGGCATACTCATCAACGTATCCAGATTACCTCGTTTTTCGCCCACATGGCTTTTAAACTGTTAAAAGGTGTGttttttgccaaattttctatagaaaagttgctttaaaatatcatattaatatatttttaatttttttaataaataataattaattaattgataacTTACCTCCATATTCTTCATGCCGAACACGGCTGTagtcatataaaatttaatcaaataaaaaagaaaagtaaaaaaagctCAGCAAACAgcagatcatatatataatttctcgGACCCTTCCCTTCGGTCTGGCCGCGGGCCGCGGCTGTGAAGCCAGCTCAGCGCACACGCACGCTGACGCTTACAACAAACTAACCGCAAGCCAGCCGGCCCAGGTAAACGCGTCCCGCCCAAAACGCACAGAAGGTTCCGCCGTTTCAGACGAGGCAGCCGAGGCGACCCCCCTCCCCGCGCGTACGTACGAgccgagacgacgacgacgattcGCGCGCCGTGGCGTGCACGTGACCACATCCCCGCGCGTCTCTATATAAGAGCCACCCATGCATATCCCAACCGCAAAGCCGCGGCCATCCCTCTCGATCCAGCTTTGAGTTAGCTAGCTCGCTGCCtagctcctcctcttcttcctgtGGTCTCTCGTGTTGTTCAATCTCGAGCTCGATCGACATGACCAAGCATCCCAGGGACGGCGGGGTCAGCCTCTCGCTGTCGCTCTCGCTcggcgctgctgccgccgccgccgcggaggcggccAAGAAGCCGCGGCgcgggtcgtcgtcgcctgcgGCGGCGTCCGGGCCCGGCGGCGAGTTCGTGTGCAAGACGTGCAGCCGCGCGTTCCCGTCGTTCCAGGCGCTGGGCGGGCACCGGACCAGCCACCTGCGCGGCCGCCACGGGCTCGCtctctgcctcgccgccgccacggtcAAGGAGGCCCCCAAGAAGGCGGAGGAGAAGCCGGCCGCGGCGACCCACGAGTGCCACATCTGCGGCCAAGGCTTCGAGATGGGCCAGGCGCTCGGCGGCCAcatgcgccgccaccgcgacgaggccgccgccgtccaggcGCCGCCCGTTCTGCTCGAGCTCTTTGTTTAGATGTAGCGAAGATCACTTCTGTGATGTCTAGGATTCGTTGTGATTGCTGCCTGTACATATTGGTGCACACTGGTAGCAATTGATTTGTTCATTCATTCTTTCAATTTATACAGATAGAGATTTTACCATTGTACGTGACTTGCTTTTCGctggattatatatttatattattagttcATTCATTTAGTCACTTGACTTGTATTTGAGCCAAACTGTTCGACTGATCGAATCAGATGTATTCCATTGTTTCCATGTATTTGTGTGTCGCTTGCTCTAAAAAGATCATTTATGTACAACATGTACACATGTCACTATGTCAGGGTTTGGGCAACGGagattaaggtggtgtttagattgagaaaattttagtaGAAGTGTcctatcaaatatttgaccgaatGTTGGAAAAGTTTTTcgaacacaaatgaaaaaacaaatttcacggctagcctggaaaccgcgagacgaatgttttgagcttaattaatctctcattagcacatattggttactgtagcacttatgactaatcatgaactaattaggctcaaaagattcgtctcaacatttcttccataactgtgcaattagttttttggtttatctatgtttaatgctttatttagatttctaaaaatttgatgtgatgtttttagaaaaaagttaagaactaaacaaggcctaacacTATAGGAAGCGTAAGCATGTTTTGTGTGCATCAAAAGTTATACACCTATACCGTACATTCGCTCCTTTATAAAATACGTGGACAGTTAAACACAATCGTTCAAAATACTGTCATATTGTCACACACACCAAACTAGAAAATACGCTATGTTGTTAATGACCATATAATAAGTTTCATGAAACTTTTAATTACGTTTACCGTGAACTCCGATTTTGCTTGAATTTCCAAAACAAAACCTTACTcgattttgtggttttgctGTTCCCTAATTATGTTCTTAGAACAAATTGTCGATGAGTCGAGCTACTCCGGATTGTAGCTTAAAGGTGAGACATATTTAATTGAAATTAGATCATtacctatttaattgatattaagttatttcttaatatttaagttttttaaatgcttacgGCTCTTTCTAGCTATCTCCACGAGGTGATGAGCTAGCCTCACTTTTATCAATTTAATTGATATATTAGGTCATTCCCTagtatttaagttttttaattttgaattttagactTATGTTGCTTGGCTGTCGTTTAATAATCACGAAAAAACAAGTAAGAAAatctatctaaatttatagtttaaagactaaacttgaaaattcagtcactttatattataattcaaAGGAGTGCCGAACAGaattgagagagagagtacaGGGTGAAATGTCCCTTCAAgggataaataaaaacaaaacaaaacagccATTAATTGTACATAAACAGCTCTTGTGTTTGAGGTGCTGGACAACTACCGTCCGTTGGCTAATCCG from Oryza brachyantha chromosome 3, ObraRS2, whole genome shotgun sequence carries:
- the LOC102710192 gene encoding zinc finger protein ZAT8-like produces the protein MKHPRQHDDEVSLALALSTDSSSDSSAAPGRKRKARRRSHVVPTSGEGEFVCKTCGRAFPSFQALGGHRTSHLRGRTNGLELGAVGDRAIRQHRAEKEHREKHECHICGLGFEMGQALGGHMRRHREEMAAGGIGSSADDWVWRCDARPEEVAAETPVLLELFA
- the LOC102713180 gene encoding zinc finger protein ZAT8-like, with product MTKHPRDGGVSLSLSLSLGAAAAAAAEAAKKPRRGSSSPAAASGPGGEFVCKTCSRAFPSFQALGGHRTSHLRGRHGLALCLAAATVKEAPKKAEEKPAAATHECHICGQGFEMGQALGGHMRRHRDEAAAVQAPPVLLELFV